From the genome of Halorussus caseinilyticus, one region includes:
- the flaJ gene encoding archaellar assembly protein FlaJ yields the protein MATNEQSGEPSKDAKDLLASFASSTIESYQHMETPVSRYLALVVAPSILFFLLTVAVYVVTSFPPLIATPIPLLGLLSLVVAVIYPKILRDQKRKEIEDRLHLFITHMTILSTANIDRVEVFRTLGEEEEYGALAEEMRRITQLVDTWNQSLDDALRLRANKSPSKPFADFLDRLAYTINAGQEIQDFLLSEQDVVIENYVTIYEGSLENLEVMKDLYLSMVLSVTFALVFATVLPILTGTNPTMTVSAVVVMFAFVQTGFLVMIRNTAPYDPLWYHPEGQTTDSEWRIRISVAAGLVLTLLVMGACLLILLGRTGIDPDSIPLPFYAAIPSTPLLIPGIVARKEEEQIKERDDEFTSFIRALGATESAKQSTTTKVLESLRGKDFGALTDNVDDLYKRLNMRIEPSMAWRHFTSDSRSYLIQKFSEMFLVGRQMGGDPKKLGELISSNMNKVLQLRERRAQSTVTLIGVLYGITAASTFAFFIGLEIVEVLSSMSVGLNTSQFDFGTIIHTDVYDIPTIEYLLIIIILLNSVLSSLMIRIADGGHKINAYVHFVLLTWISSSIAVFTRIVVGSFLNV from the coding sequence ATGGCGACCAACGAACAATCCGGGGAACCGTCGAAGGACGCCAAAGACCTCCTCGCTAGCTTCGCGTCCTCGACCATCGAGTCCTACCAGCACATGGAGACGCCCGTCTCCCGATACCTCGCGCTGGTCGTGGCCCCCTCGATACTGTTCTTCCTGCTGACGGTGGCCGTCTACGTCGTCACGAGTTTCCCGCCGCTCATCGCCACGCCGATTCCGTTGCTCGGTCTGCTGTCGCTGGTGGTCGCGGTCATCTACCCGAAGATTCTGCGCGACCAGAAGCGCAAGGAGATAGAGGACCGACTCCACCTGTTCATCACCCACATGACCATCCTCTCGACGGCGAACATCGACCGCGTGGAGGTGTTCCGGACCCTCGGCGAGGAAGAGGAGTACGGCGCGCTGGCCGAGGAGATGCGCCGCATCACCCAACTGGTGGACACGTGGAACCAGAGCTTAGACGACGCCCTGCGCCTGCGGGCGAACAAGTCCCCGAGCAAGCCCTTCGCCGACTTCTTGGACCGCCTCGCGTACACTATCAACGCCGGACAGGAGATTCAGGACTTCCTGCTGAGCGAACAGGACGTGGTTATCGAGAACTACGTCACTATCTACGAGGGGTCGCTGGAGAACCTCGAAGTGATGAAGGACCTCTACCTCTCGATGGTGCTGTCCGTGACGTTCGCGCTGGTGTTCGCAACCGTCCTACCGATTCTGACGGGAACGAACCCGACGATGACCGTCAGCGCCGTCGTCGTCATGTTCGCGTTCGTCCAGACCGGATTCCTCGTGATGATTCGCAACACCGCGCCCTACGACCCGCTCTGGTACCACCCCGAGGGCCAGACCACCGATAGCGAGTGGCGCATCCGCATCTCCGTCGCGGCCGGTCTCGTCCTGACTCTGCTGGTCATGGGCGCGTGCCTGCTGATTCTGCTCGGACGGACCGGCATCGACCCCGACTCGATTCCGTTGCCGTTCTACGCCGCGATTCCGTCCACGCCGCTTCTGATACCCGGCATCGTCGCGCGCAAGGAAGAAGAGCAAATCAAGGAACGCGACGACGAGTTCACGAGTTTCATCCGGGCGCTGGGTGCCACCGAGAGCGCCAAGCAGAGTACGACGACGAAAGTCCTCGAAAGTCTCCGCGGGAAGGACTTCGGCGCGCTGACCGACAACGTCGACGACCTCTACAAGCGCCTCAACATGCGCATCGAACCCTCGATGGCGTGGCGACACTTCACGTCGGACTCGCGGTCGTACCTCATCCAGAAGTTCAGCGAGATGTTCCTCGTCGGCCGCCAGATGGGTGGCGACCCCAAGAAACTCGGGGAACTTATCTCCAGCAACATGAACAAAGTGTTACAGCTCCGCGAGCGCCGCGCCCAGTCCACCGTCACCCTCATCGGCGTCCTCTACGGGATTACGGCGGCCTCTACCTTCGCGTTCTTCATCGGTCTGGAAATTGTGGAAGTGCTGTCGAGCATGTCGGTGGGTCTCAACACGAGTCAGTTCGACTTCGGGACCATCATCCACACCGACGTGTACGACATCCCGACCATCGAGTACCTGCTCATCATCATCATCCTGCTCAACTCCGTGCTGTCGTCGCTGATGATTCGCATCGCCGACGGCGGCCACAAGATAAACGCCTACGTTCACTTCGTCCTGCTGACGTGGATTTCCAGCAGTATCGCGGTGTTCACCCGCATCGTCGTCGGGTCGTTCCTGAACGTCTGA
- a CDS encoding type II/IV secretion system ATPase subunit, whose product MTEHGTAQIQDDLREVAMRRPHLRDYLKRFKQFTGEFPRLIDEPDDEWEAEKPNVIYPVGGPIYCHIYGDVGQDTEYYAVEPELSGTEQELFGKVRGEILEKSVKKPAPQDEAEYDDRIEELLDDTVLVNDGENGGGGGRMNLQNVSAEQILNWIKNVSYNDFKQGVRTFSTDDIVRVVKDFTNIGTYEVSEQTYENIRYRLNRDIVGFGPLEPIMRDPANEDIHVIGPHETYVDHGTFGMLGTSVDFGSPDRFDNWLRNMGERIGDPVSDSDPIVDSTLPDGSRINIIYSDDVSLKGPSLTIRQGEGTPLSVAQITKWGTLSPKLAAYLWLCLENEQTVFVVGETASGKTTTLNCIMSFIPRDSKIYTAEDTSEVLPPHDTWQQLLTREGGGEDSSDVDMFDLVAAALRSRPDYIIVGEVRGEEGRMAFQAAQTGHPVMLTFHASDIVSMIQRFTGDPINIPETFMDNADVALFQNRVKQGDDVLRRVTSVQEIEGYSKEMGGVVTRQSFYWDPVEDEIVFQGMNNSYVLEEQIATLLGYENTRDIYDELDFRAELMERMIDENILGYHEVNETIEAFQRGGVDELPFDIHRSID is encoded by the coding sequence ATGACAGAACACGGGACCGCACAGATTCAGGACGACCTTCGGGAAGTCGCCATGCGGCGACCCCACCTGCGGGACTATCTGAAGCGGTTCAAACAGTTCACCGGGGAGTTCCCGCGACTCATAGACGAACCGGACGACGAGTGGGAGGCCGAAAAGCCCAACGTCATCTACCCGGTCGGCGGTCCCATCTACTGTCACATCTACGGTGACGTGGGCCAAGACACCGAGTACTACGCGGTCGAACCCGAACTCTCGGGCACCGAACAGGAGCTGTTCGGCAAGGTCCGCGGCGAGATTCTCGAAAAGAGCGTCAAGAAACCCGCACCCCAAGACGAGGCGGAGTACGACGACCGAATCGAGGAACTGCTCGACGACACGGTGCTGGTCAACGACGGCGAGAACGGCGGCGGTGGCGGCCGGATGAACCTCCAGAACGTCTCGGCCGAGCAGATTCTCAACTGGATAAAGAACGTCTCGTACAACGATTTCAAGCAGGGCGTCCGGACGTTCTCGACCGACGACATCGTGCGGGTCGTCAAGGACTTCACCAACATCGGAACCTACGAGGTGTCCGAGCAGACCTACGAGAACATCCGGTACCGCCTCAACCGCGACATCGTGGGGTTCGGCCCGCTGGAACCCATCATGCGCGACCCGGCCAACGAGGACATCCACGTCATCGGTCCCCACGAGACGTACGTGGACCACGGCACCTTCGGCATGCTCGGGACCAGCGTGGACTTCGGGTCTCCCGACCGGTTCGACAACTGGCTACGCAACATGGGCGAGCGAATCGGCGACCCCGTGAGCGACTCCGACCCCATCGTGGACTCCACTCTGCCCGACGGGTCCCGTATCAACATCATCTACTCCGACGACGTGAGTCTGAAGGGACCGAGCCTCACCATTCGTCAGGGCGAGGGGACGCCGCTGTCGGTGGCCCAGATTACCAAGTGGGGGACGCTCTCGCCAAAACTGGCGGCGTACCTCTGGCTCTGTCTGGAGAACGAACAGACGGTGTTCGTCGTCGGAGAGACGGCGTCCGGGAAGACCACGACGCTGAACTGTATCATGTCGTTCATCCCGCGGGACTCGAAGATTTACACCGCGGAGGACACCTCCGAGGTCCTCCCGCCACACGACACGTGGCAGCAACTCCTGACCCGCGAGGGCGGCGGCGAGGACTCCTCGGACGTGGACATGTTCGACCTCGTGGCGGCCGCGCTCCGTTCTCGCCCGGACTACATCATCGTGGGTGAGGTCCGTGGCGAAGAGGGTCGAATGGCGTTTCAGGCGGCACAGACCGGCCACCCCGTGATGCTGACGTTCCACGCTTCGGACATCGTTTCGATGATTCAGCGTTTCACCGGGGACCCCATCAACATCCCCGAGACGTTCATGGACAACGCCGACGTTGCGCTGTTCCAGAACCGAGTCAAGCAAGGCGACGACGTGCTTCGTCGCGTGACCTCCGTGCAGGAAATCGAAGGCTACTCCAAGGAGATGGGCGGCGTCGTCACCCGCCAGTCGTTCTACTGGGACCCCGTGGAGGACGAAATCGTCTTCCAAGGCATGAACAACTCCTACGTCCTCGAAGAGCAGATTGCGACCCTGCTCGGGTACGAGAACACCCGCGACATCTACGACGAACTCGACTTCCGCGCCGAACTCATGGAACGGATGATAGACGAGAACATCCTCGGCTACCACGAGGTCAACGAGACCATCGAGGCGTTCCAGCGCGGCGGCGTGGACGAACTGCCGTTCGACATCCACCGGTCCATCGACTAG
- a CDS encoding ATPase domain-containing protein produces the protein MSQDNLYSLGLEDHDRLNHELGGGIPRGSIVLIEGDYGAGKSAISQRFSYGLCETGHSVTLLSTELTVSGFIDQMHSLSYNIEEHLLDERLLFLHADVDTGGGRLTTTEDEDGNRKELLNRLMNAEAMWHADVIVIDTFDAILRNDPKFEALIRQNEERQAALEIISFFRDLVSQGQVIVLTVDPSTVDEEAIGPFRAIADVFMELQMVEVGNDVRRNISVKRFAGMGEQVGDTIGFSVRADAGIVIESRSVA, from the coding sequence ATGAGCCAAGACAATCTCTACTCCCTCGGCCTCGAAGACCACGACCGACTGAACCACGAACTCGGCGGCGGCATCCCCCGTGGCTCCATCGTCCTCATCGAGGGCGACTACGGTGCCGGAAAGTCGGCCATCAGCCAGCGGTTCAGTTACGGCCTCTGCGAGACGGGCCACTCGGTCACGCTCCTCTCGACCGAACTGACCGTCAGCGGGTTCATCGACCAGATGCACTCGCTGTCGTACAACATCGAGGAACACCTGCTGGACGAGCGACTCCTGTTCCTCCACGCCGACGTTGACACCGGCGGCGGGCGGTTGACCACGACCGAAGACGAGGACGGCAACCGCAAGGAACTGCTCAATCGACTGATGAACGCCGAAGCGATGTGGCACGCCGACGTTATCGTCATCGACACGTTCGACGCAATCCTCCGTAACGACCCCAAGTTCGAGGCGCTGATTCGCCAGAACGAGGAGCGCCAAGCCGCCCTCGAAATCATCTCGTTCTTCCGTGACCTCGTGTCCCAAGGGCAGGTCATCGTCCTCACGGTGGACCCCTCGACGGTGGACGAGGAAGCAATCGGCCCGTTCCGGGCCATCGCCGACGTGTTCATGGAACTCCAGATGGTCGAAGTCGGCAACGACGTTCGCCGGAACATTTCGGTTAAGCGGTTCGCCGGGATGGGTGAACAGGTCGGTGACACCATCGGGTTCTCCGTGCGGGCCGACGCCGGAATCGTCATCGAGAGTCGTAGCGTCGCCTAA
- a CDS encoding CARDB domain-containing protein, which yields MASVSSSHLILFIASLIIAASVAGTFTQGVQRLSSALGDRSIDVSGDIRTDISIISDPGSGAVYNESENNVTVLVKNTGSRSLPAESDRIDVLIDGQYQATATVTVLDGPSWRVGNVAKIEFSETLAENEDHRVAIIVNNDKEVLKFRT from the coding sequence GTGGCGAGCGTATCCAGTTCACACCTCATCCTGTTCATCGCCAGCCTCATCATCGCCGCGAGCGTGGCTGGCACGTTCACGCAGGGCGTCCAGCGCCTCTCGTCGGCGCTTGGCGACCGGAGCATCGACGTGAGCGGCGACATCCGCACCGACATCTCCATCATCAGCGACCCCGGTAGCGGCGCAGTGTACAACGAGTCCGAAAACAACGTGACGGTACTCGTGAAGAACACGGGGTCACGCTCACTCCCCGCGGAGAGCGACCGCATCGACGTACTGATAGACGGCCAGTATCAGGCGACGGCGACGGTGACGGTCCTAGACGGCCCGTCGTGGCGCGTCGGCAACGTCGCCAAAATCGAGTTTTCCGAGACGCTGGCCGAGAACGAAGACCATCGCGTTGCGATTATCGTCAACAACGACAAGGAGGTGCTGAAGTTCAGAACATGA
- a CDS encoding fla cluster protein FlaF: MGFSVSGATVVLFLGIFISFGIAYSAANDGFERVNEAYEENTDHELVRQNTDVSIADASVANAGGETYLNVNATNTGSTTLSVNDTDILIDGNYTPQTSQKMVTVEVDGNNETDLWLPGETLQLNVSVADPDRVKVVTGPGVAASEVV; the protein is encoded by the coding sequence ATGGGATTCAGCGTTAGCGGCGCGACGGTGGTCCTGTTCCTCGGGATATTCATCAGCTTCGGAATCGCGTACTCGGCCGCGAACGACGGCTTCGAGCGCGTGAACGAAGCCTACGAGGAGAACACCGACCACGAGTTGGTGCGCCAGAACACCGACGTTAGCATCGCCGACGCCTCGGTCGCAAACGCGGGTGGCGAGACGTACCTGAACGTGAACGCGACCAACACCGGTTCGACTACCCTCTCGGTTAATGACACCGACATTCTTATAGATGGAAACTACACGCCTCAAACGAGTCAGAAAATGGTGACGGTGGAAGTCGATGGAAACAACGAGACCGACCTGTGGCTCCCCGGCGAGACGCTTCAACTCAACGTCTCTGTCGCCGACCCCGACCGAGTGAAGGTCGTGACCGGACCGGGCGTCGCGGCGTCGGAGGTGGTGTGA
- a CDS encoding FlaD/FlaE family flagellar protein: MKLIGLSDQFVYLLGTGLVGMGIMDFMDEEEGESVEADSGGGGGGDDDLFGDGMGDDGGGEMDDDFGGMDDGMGMDGEMDDWADGGGDDEFDMGDGGSGPSQELENRIDDLENEVAEISSTVGTVRSENEQISSKVDETEENVRKLLEIYEMVTRGVNPFVDDVQQGGMGGGDGFGDDGGGGFGLFDGDEEEEEQEGDLNEDIADAEAESFFDDDFDEEEDFEETDDFEEEDDFEETDDFDDVDDFGEEDGLEDDEDDFEEDLGFDSPDEALDDDPAMDADEGDEDDGGQAGGSTFAELKEEYESGEADWAEEGEGAPEGGPDPEQTLEAEATSDDPADGDFEFEEPSDDEPAPPDSAEPATPAAGNSARGGKPYLAELPNGYVSDLVVMEWLEFLVTEFGAEDAVRTIQYYGDIDWISESVEEELLAFVSGFADVDSVDTEETGPATLEVDDHIQSLTFLSQLTGDAVQRKIVEHCAQIRGGRDGIQR; this comes from the coding sequence ATGAAACTTATCGGTCTCAGCGACCAGTTCGTCTACCTCCTCGGGACGGGCTTGGTCGGCATGGGAATCATGGATTTCATGGACGAAGAGGAGGGTGAGAGCGTCGAAGCCGACAGCGGCGGCGGTGGCGGCGGCGACGACGACCTCTTCGGCGACGGTATGGGCGACGACGGGGGCGGCGAGATGGACGACGACTTCGGCGGTATGGACGACGGTATGGGGATGGACGGGGAGATGGACGACTGGGCCGACGGGGGGGGAGACGACGAGTTCGACATGGGCGACGGCGGGTCCGGGCCGTCCCAAGAACTGGAGAACCGAATCGACGACCTCGAAAACGAAGTCGCGGAAATCTCCTCGACGGTCGGAACCGTCAGGAGCGAGAACGAACAGATTAGCTCGAAGGTGGACGAGACCGAGGAGAACGTCCGGAAACTCCTCGAAATCTACGAGATGGTCACCCGCGGCGTCAACCCGTTCGTGGACGACGTTCAACAGGGCGGCATGGGCGGCGGCGACGGGTTCGGCGACGACGGTGGCGGTGGCTTCGGCCTGTTCGACGGCGACGAGGAGGAGGAGGAGCAAGAAGGCGACCTCAACGAAGACATCGCCGACGCCGAGGCCGAGAGTTTCTTCGACGACGACTTCGACGAGGAAGAAGATTTCGAGGAGACCGACGATTTCGAGGAAGAAGACGATTTCGAGGAGACCGACGATTTCGACGACGTAGACGACTTCGGCGAAGAAGACGGCCTCGAGGACGACGAAGACGACTTCGAGGAGGACCTCGGTTTCGACTCACCCGACGAGGCCTTAGACGACGACCCCGCGATGGACGCCGACGAGGGCGACGAAGACGACGGCGGACAGGCAGGCGGTTCGACGTTCGCGGAACTCAAAGAGGAGTACGAGTCGGGGGAAGCAGACTGGGCCGAGGAAGGAGAAGGCGCGCCCGAAGGGGGTCCCGACCCCGAGCAGACGCTCGAAGCCGAGGCTACGTCGGACGACCCCGCCGACGGCGACTTCGAGTTCGAGGAACCCTCCGACGACGAACCCGCTCCGCCCGATTCCGCGGAACCCGCTACGCCCGCCGCGGGGAACTCCGCACGCGGGGGGAAACCCTACCTCGCGGAACTCCCGAACGGTTACGTCTCGGACCTCGTGGTGATGGAGTGGTTGGAGTTCCTCGTCACGGAGTTCGGGGCCGAGGACGCGGTTCGCACGATACAGTACTACGGCGACATAGATTGGATTAGCGAGTCGGTCGAGGAGGAGCTTCTGGCGTTCGTGAGCGGATTCGCCGACGTGGACTCGGTAGACACCGAGGAAACTGGTCCTGCCACACTCGAAGTTGACGACCACATCCAGAGCCTCACCTTCCTGAGCCAGCTGACCGGCGACGCCGTCCAGCGGAAAATCGTCGAACACTGCGCGCAGATTCGAGGTGGGCGCGATGGGATTCAGCGTTAG
- a CDS encoding CheR family methyltransferase has translation MTPDDEAFDRLLDYVETDLGFATSYYDDAYLDRRVSSRMRRTDTEGYDGYLDLLEDDEREQEALLDAFSVNVTSFFRNPEVWEQLRSVLRTLSAERNRVRLWSAACSDGREPYSLSMLALDDPEVDDSAIEITATDIDREILSAARRGVYESTRTTDIGEQLAPLDEYEQYVERDGDRFAVTDAVKDLVSFERHDLINGDPKSNFDLVICRNLFIYIDTEHKLPILETVSKSLSKDGYLVIGKTETLPELLKPAFEPVARRLRIYRKIDSISIQQ, from the coding sequence ATGACGCCCGACGACGAGGCGTTCGACCGACTCTTGGACTACGTGGAGACCGACCTCGGATTCGCCACGAGTTACTACGACGACGCGTACTTAGACCGGCGGGTCTCCTCGCGGATGCGCCGGACCGACACCGAGGGGTACGACGGCTACCTCGACTTGCTCGAAGACGACGAGCGCGAACAGGAGGCCCTGCTAGACGCCTTCTCGGTCAACGTCACGAGCTTTTTCCGAAATCCCGAGGTGTGGGAACAGCTACGGTCGGTCCTCCGGACGCTCTCGGCCGAGCGCAACCGAGTTCGACTCTGGAGCGCGGCCTGTTCGGACGGCCGGGAACCCTACTCGCTGTCGATGCTGGCGCTCGACGACCCCGAAGTCGACGACTCGGCCATCGAGATTACCGCGACCGACATCGACCGCGAAATCCTCTCGGCCGCCCGGCGCGGCGTCTACGAGAGTACGCGCACGACCGACATCGGCGAGCAACTCGCACCGTTGGACGAGTACGAGCAGTACGTCGAACGGGACGGCGACCGGTTCGCCGTGACCGACGCGGTGAAAGACCTCGTGTCGTTCGAGCGCCACGACCTCATCAACGGCGACCCGAAGTCGAACTTCGACCTCGTTATCTGTCGGAACCTCTTTATCTACATCGACACCGAACACAAACTTCCGATTCTGGAGACGGTCTCGAAGTCGCTGTCGAAAGACGGCTATCTCGTCATCGGTAAGACCGAGACCCTCCCCGAACTGCTCAAGCCAGCGTTCGAGCCAGTGGCTCGACGGCTCCGTATATATCGAAAAATAGATAGTATATCAATCCAGCAGTAA
- a CDS encoding chemotaxis protein CheD — MTTERQPLTDDAPDRVKVGVAELAVASGDTRLTTSGLGSCVGVAVGDPTAGVAGLAHVMLPEATGDDRGKPAKSADIAVERLIAAVEDAGADPALTEAKLAGGSRMFDFSGVSEGVGERNVERTRQALEDRDVPVVAEDVGGGHGRSLVLVPETWTLTVTSTHQGDETL, encoded by the coding sequence ATGACGACGGAACGCCAACCTCTCACCGACGACGCACCCGACCGCGTGAAAGTCGGGGTCGCCGAACTCGCAGTCGCCAGTGGCGACACTCGACTCACGACCAGCGGTCTCGGTTCCTGCGTCGGCGTCGCAGTCGGGGACCCGACCGCCGGTGTCGCAGGGTTGGCCCACGTCATGCTCCCCGAGGCGACCGGGGACGACAGAGGCAAACCCGCGAAGTCGGCCGACATCGCGGTCGAACGACTGATAGCCGCGGTCGAAGACGCGGGGGCCGACCCTGCTCTCACGGAAGCCAAACTCGCGGGCGGCAGTCGGATGTTCGACTTCTCGGGGGTCAGCGAAGGCGTCGGCGAGCGAAACGTCGAGCGGACGCGACAGGCCCTCGAAGACCGAGACGTTCCGGTCGTCGCCGAGGACGTGGGCGGCGGTCACGGCCGGTCGCTCGTGTTGGTCCCCGAGACGTGGACCCTGACGGTGACGAGTACCCACCAAGGAGACGAGACGCTATGA
- a CDS encoding chemotaxis protein CheC has product MNVDIESLGTFSRTAQTGAERAAQNLTGMTGIETAVDVTEVTLASADELGREDERIGVVIDFEGGIDGKSLLTFSPEGVETLLDTLLPGAGFEESAVKEVGNVVTSGFIDSWADHLETTIDISPPEYVEGSGEELLDATGFERDRAFVFRNRVGAVGEALDVEFHMFPDPDSMQEMLLGGDEKIPVEKFATLREMAETGAETASETISAMTGIDTGVDITQLNFVPVEDVPAELRDQKYVGVVLEFETALGGYVMILFDEASAREVVAALVPGTDEVETFDGKEQSAMKEIGNVMTSSFIDGWANVLDTTIDISPPQFVHDMGRAVAESVVARLGQRQAFAFLFDATLRADDREFDCEIYAIPDESELRAALEDLDPDATAERTTKAGSL; this is encoded by the coding sequence ATGAACGTCGATATCGAGTCGTTGGGAACGTTCAGTAGAACAGCCCAGACGGGTGCAGAGCGCGCCGCCCAGAACCTCACCGGGATGACCGGTATCGAAACCGCAGTGGACGTAACGGAAGTGACGTTGGCGTCCGCCGACGAACTCGGCCGTGAGGACGAGCGCATCGGCGTCGTCATCGACTTCGAGGGCGGTATCGACGGGAAGAGTCTGTTGACTTTCTCGCCGGAAGGCGTCGAGACGCTGTTAGATACCCTCCTGCCCGGTGCTGGCTTCGAAGAGAGCGCGGTCAAGGAAGTCGGCAACGTCGTCACCAGCGGTTTCATCGACAGTTGGGCCGACCACCTCGAAACGACCATCGACATCTCGCCGCCCGAGTACGTCGAGGGGTCGGGCGAGGAACTGCTCGACGCCACTGGATTCGAGCGAGACCGGGCGTTCGTCTTCCGGAACCGCGTCGGCGCAGTCGGCGAGGCACTGGACGTGGAGTTCCACATGTTCCCCGACCCCGACTCCATGCAGGAGATGCTCTTGGGCGGCGACGAGAAGATTCCGGTCGAGAAGTTCGCCACCCTCCGCGAGATGGCGGAAACCGGGGCGGAGACGGCCTCCGAGACCATCTCGGCGATGACCGGCATCGACACGGGCGTAGACATCACCCAACTGAACTTCGTCCCTGTCGAAGACGTGCCCGCGGAACTGCGCGACCAGAAGTACGTCGGCGTCGTCCTCGAGTTCGAGACGGCGCTCGGGGGGTACGTCATGATACTGTTCGACGAGGCGTCGGCCCGCGAAGTCGTCGCGGCCTTGGTCCCCGGCACCGACGAGGTGGAAACGTTCGACGGCAAAGAGCAGTCGGCGATGAAAGAAATCGGTAACGTGATGACCAGCAGTTTCATCGACGGGTGGGCGAACGTGTTGGACACCACCATCGACATCTCGCCGCCGCAGTTCGTCCACGACATGGGTCGGGCAGTCGCCGAGTCCGTGGTCGCGCGCCTCGGCCAGCGACAGGCGTTCGCGTTCCTGTTCGACGCGACCCTGCGCGCCGACGACCGGGAGTTCGACTGCGAAATCTACGCCATCCCCGACGAGAGCGAACTCCGGGCCGCCTTGGAGGACCTCGACCCGGACGCGACGGCCGAGCGAACGACGAAAGCAGGGTCGTTATGA
- a CDS encoding chemotaxis protein CheC, with translation MSRGDDRNLQIDIRKLNLFNQMAKEGANTVANHLNQMTGMETEMEITKINFLDIEDIKTHVGHNKQVGTHIELVEPPHGYILFLFSASSAKKLATGMLPGSADPSSKGFSDMERSAVQEIGNIMTSGFIDGWANVLNTTIDISTPKFTYGAGSKMVENLVGARRDEMALVFDSRVHAREADVEVKVYTFPELEELVSLMQQIEI, from the coding sequence ATGAGCCGAGGTGACGATAGAAACTTGCAAATCGACATACGAAAGCTGAACCTGTTCAACCAGATGGCCAAAGAGGGGGCGAACACGGTCGCCAATCACCTCAACCAGATGACTGGAATGGAGACCGAGATGGAGATTACCAAAATCAACTTCCTCGACATCGAGGACATCAAGACCCACGTCGGTCACAACAAGCAGGTCGGTACCCACATCGAACTCGTAGAACCACCCCACGGCTACATCCTGTTCCTGTTCAGTGCGAGCAGTGCGAAGAAACTCGCCACGGGGATGCTCCCCGGAAGCGCCGACCCTTCCTCGAAGGGCTTTTCGGACATGGAGCGCTCGGCGGTCCAAGAGATAGGCAACATCATGACCAGCGGTTTCATCGACGGATGGGCGAACGTCCTGAACACCACCATCGACATCTCGACGCCGAAGTTCACCTACGGCGCGGGGTCGAAGATGGTCGAGAACCTCGTCGGCGCACGCCGAGACGAGATGGCACTCGTGTTCGACTCGCGCGTACACGCACGCGAGGCCGACGTGGAGGTGAAGGTCTACACGTTCCCCGAACTCGAGGAACTCGTTTCGCTGATGCAACAGATAGAGATATGA